The Synechococcus sp. RS9909 genomic interval CGCCAGGGCCAGGGTGCGCTCCAGCGTGGCCAGTTTCGGGCTGGGTGCCAGCACAGCCGCTGAAGACGGCACCTGGCACCAGATCCCCCTGGCCCTTCCGTATCGCACCGGACTGCTGCGCCATGGCCTGGAGATCGAATCCTTGCTCCCCCACTGCTGCCTGGAGCTGGAACTGCAGCCACCTGAAGCGGCGGAGCCTGTGCTGTTGCAGTACTACCAGGGCAGCGAAGGGTTGAACGGCTGGGCAGCGATGAACGATCTCGACCGGCCCTGGCAGAACGACCGCGGCAATGGCACCGTCGCTTACCCCGGCCCAGCCTTTGAAGCCGAGCACCTCGACCTTGCTCTCGATCTCTGCGATCTGATGGCGGCAGTGCACAACAGCACCGCCGCCGCGGGCCAGCTCCGTTTCGGTGGCTATGGCGCTCTCGGCTTCTGCATCGATTCCACCGCCCTGCTGGAGCAGGCCCTGACGGGCCGCAGCACGCTGTTTCCCCTCACCCTGGGGGGAATCTGGCGAGAGCGGCTGGCGCAGCAACTGGAGCGGCTGCTGAACACTGGCCTGAGCACGGCCAGCACCAGCCACGGCGATGAGGCGGTGGAGCGCTACCGCGACGCCCTCCAACGCCTGCCCCAGGACCTGAGCCTGCAGGGCGAAGCGGCCCTGCGCGCCGAAGCCCGCCTGATCCGCAGCCTGCCGACCCACTCTCCTTTTGTGTGCGTGCGCGCGCTCAACGGCGAAGCCGCCGCTGAGACGTCCCTCAGCGATCCGTTGTGAGCTCCAGTTCGCGGCAGATCGCCGCCACCACCTTGCCGCGGTAGTGGTCGCTGAACGGGCCCGAATCACCGTTGTGACTCATGCCATCAATGCTGTAGCGATGCAAGGAGCGCGTTCGCTGCCAACGGTTCCAGTTGGAGAGGGGAAGCAAAAACAAACGCCCCGGATAGGCGATACGGCCGAGCGCCGCCACCGGATCCCGGCTGCCCACCACCATCGCCACATGGTCGACGCTGGTGAGATCGCCATTGCCACTGAACACACCACAAACGGTGATCACCTGCACCGGCACATGGCAGATCTTCTGCAGCATGGCCGCCGTTCCGATCGCCATCTCTCCGCCACCGCTATAGCCCACCAGCACCACCCGCGAGGCCCGGGAGGGATGGAAACCAAGCCCCTCCAGGCGCCTGGCGATTTTGAGCGCCAGCTCGTAATTCATCACCGGGCCGTAGCGGCGATCAGAGGAAATCCCCACCTTGATCACATTGTTGGCCTGCACGAAAAAGGCGCAGAGAAAACGGATCAGGCCAATCGGATGCTGCTCCTGCAGGGCGAATAAACGCTGCCAGAACCACTGCGAATACGACGAGGCGCGCAAGCCCACCGGCATGATCGTGTAGGCCTCGATCCCCTTCACCAGCAGCATGTCGTCAGCGATGCCCTGCTGGAGCACATCGAGAAAGTCACTGACGCGAGGCGGATGACTCTCCTCGCTCTGGTGAATGCCGTCGAGATACACCACAAAGTGACGATGGGGAGACTCGGTCGCTTCGGAGCTTTCAAACAGATGGGAGGGATCGGGAAGGCCCTGCTGCCAACCTTCCCAGAAAACAAAATCCGCCATCACCGAATACATGCCGGTGAGAGCAACAACGATCAACACGACCGCCACACTCATCCCGGTGACTTCCTCCAACACCTCGCGACGAAAAATCAGCGAGGCGTCATGGCGCAGAGCGTTGACACTGAGCAGGCCCAGCACAGCAACGATGACCAGCACGACCACCACCAGGCGCCGACTGAAACGCAGATGGTTGCGATGATGTTGAATCGCCGAGGTGGCGCCAGTCATGAGAAGAGCTTCCGTTGACGGCAGAGAATCAGGAGAGGGACGCCACTTCCCGCGCCAGGGTGTTGTAGCTGGCACGCCAACGCTGGGCGAAGAGCAAGCCGATCAGGATCAACGACAGCACATAACCCGGCAGGCTGATGATCAGCCCTTTCTCGAGGGGCACGCCATAGACCGCCTGGAGAAGCACCAGCACATTCAGATGCACCCATGCCAGCAGGGTGACGGCGATCAGATCGCTGATGTAAGGCGCCGCAACGAGCACATAAAACAGCCCGGGCCAGAGGGCCACACCCATGCGGTTCCCGAAGGCGATTGGCTGCAAGGGAACCCCCGCCACCAGGGTGAGCATCAGGCTATGGCTGACGATGCCGATCAGGAACGCCAGGCTGAGCACCAACGTATCCACCACCATGTGAAACAGGATCTGCCGCGGACGCAACCGATTCGCCAAGAGAGCGAACAGGTGGGAGGCCGACATGGAGGCACCGACGCCCACCAGCAATCCAACACCAACATCCAGTTCAACGAGAAGCTCACCCATGCCGGCAAGCCCAGCACTGATGCCTTGCAGCATGGTGTCAGGCACGACGCAGGTGCGGCCGATTCACAATCCAGAGCACCACAATCGAGAGCACGGCGCAGTAGAAGCACCACACGGAATTGAAGGTGGCGCTGTAGGTGAGCCAGGTAAGGAAGATCGAGACGAAGATCAGCACCCCAAACAGCTTCACGGCTCGGTCATTGAGGGCGATCAAGGGCAGCACGATAAAGGCCCAGTAGGTGAGCTGCCCAACAGGCTCGGTGTTGAGGAAGTTGTGAACAATGCTGCCCAGGTTGGAGACGTCGTAAAGCAGGCGCCCGGTGCTGTGCACGGCGGGCTGCACAGCCGGAGGATTAAACAGCACCGGTAGATAGAAACCAACGCCAATCACTGTGGCGACGATCGCCACCCATTTCAATCGATGCTGGAGCCCCTTGGAATCGGTGCTTCGACTGATCGACCAGGCACTCCAGGGGATCCAGATCATCCAGAAGCAGTAGGCGAAAAAGAGAAATCCCAAGGCAGCTGCCGTGGCGAGTGGTTCAATTCCGCCGCGATCGAGCGCGGTCCACTCCAAGCCCTCCACGAACTGCTGCACCCCGAAGAAGAAGGGCACCAAGGCCAGAGGTTTGTAATCCGGGCGTTCATGACGAGAGGCCAGATGGTGGGAGTACAAACCCAGAGGCATCAGCACCGCAGAGGCGGTGAAACTGGCGGAAGCCGAAAAGCACATTGGCTCAAACGACGGGGGGGAGTGAATCAATGGTGGCAACCGCCACCAAACCTGTCACTCAATCGCTGAGAATCGTTTGAGTGAGCAGCTCGAGGGCCCGGGGATGGGCCATCAGCTGCTGGTGGGTCAGCACCGGAACCGCGTGCTGCGTCCCGAGGGGCAACACGGCCTGCCATCCAGGAAACACCATCAGATCCCAGCGGCAATAGAAACTGGCGCACGCAAGGCGGCGGAGGCTGGAGGGATCCGCATTGAGGTGCCGCAGCAGACGACTGCCCCGCTTCATGTCGGCCAGACCTGCAAACAACCACCGGGGAATCCACTGCGCCGTCAGCGTGCCGCGCTGGGGGCTGCCGACGCTGATGAAGCGATGGGTGCGGCTGGCACCGCCCAGCTCCTGCAACCACACACGGCTGATGATTCCCCCCATCGAGAAGCCGAGGATGTCGATCGGGCGATCCGCACCCCACTGGGCCTGGATGTGACCATCCAACTGCTCGGCGAGGCTGCGCAGGGGGATCGCGCCAAGGCGGTGGGGTAGATGGGGCACCAGCAGAGGCACCCGGTGGTCCTCCAGCTGCCGCACCAGTCGATGGAACAGGTGGGGCGTATCCCAGAGACCGTGCACCAGCACGAGGGGTCTGGGCTGTTTCACCGAGCCGTTCACCGAGGAGCCGGCCAATGCCGGTGCCGTTCGACCGCAACCGTACCGCTGAATCCTGGAATCGGCGGTTTGGTTTTGCGCAGCAACACGCGCATCGGCACCGCACCATAGAGATCGGCCAGACGCTCCAACACCCTTTCACTGAAGTGCTCGATGGTGCGGCAGCGGAGCTCCGACGCCAGCGTCTGCACCGCCTGCACCGCCAGGCTGTAGTCGGCTGTGTCAGTGAGGGCGTCGGATCGGGCCGCCGCCTGACAATCCACCAGGAGGGTCAGATCAAGGCTGAACCATTGCCCTTCCAGGCGTTCCCGCTCCAGCACGCCCACATGGGCCCACACGCGCAGATCCTGGATGTGGATCGCGTCGTTCATGCCTCCAGATCGCGGTGGCTGAAACGACGACGGCCTTCGGCGAAATCG includes:
- a CDS encoding DUF6629 family protein; the protein is MCFSASASFTASAVLMPLGLYSHHLASRHERPDYKPLALVPFFFGVQQFVEGLEWTALDRGGIEPLATAAALGFLFFAYCFWMIWIPWSAWSISRSTDSKGLQHRLKWVAIVATVIGVGFYLPVLFNPPAVQPAVHSTGRLLYDVSNLGSIVHNFLNTEPVGQLTYWAFIVLPLIALNDRAVKLFGVLIFVSIFLTWLTYSATFNSVWCFYCAVLSIVVLWIVNRPHLRRA
- a CDS encoding triacylglycerol lipase codes for the protein MAGSSVNGSVKQPRPLVLVHGLWDTPHLFHRLVRQLEDHRVPLLVPHLPHRLGAIPLRSLAEQLDGHIQAQWGADRPIDILGFSMGGIISRVWLQELGGASRTHRFISVGSPQRGTLTAQWIPRWLFAGLADMKRGSRLLRHLNADPSSLRRLACASFYCRWDLMVFPGWQAVLPLGTQHAVPVLTHQQLMAHPRALELLTQTILSD
- the folB gene encoding dihydroneopterin aldolase translates to MNDAIHIQDLRVWAHVGVLERERLEGQWFSLDLTLLVDCQAAARSDALTDTADYSLAVQAVQTLASELRCRTIEHFSERVLERLADLYGAVPMRVLLRKTKPPIPGFSGTVAVERHRHWPAPR